The genomic stretch CCTCGCTTAAGAAACTGGGAGTTTGGTGGTTTAGAGACACAATTTCACATTCCCATAATCCGAGTGTTtctaaactccttttttttttaaacctgaaggctgcttttttttttttatttcttgcagaCGACATGTAAGGCCCAAAGTTCCGTGTGCAATTTGGTTTGAACCCTTGAAAATCGCTTTTTTTCTCCCATGAAAGAGGgggaaaaatcacacacacacaatcacacatagATACACACACGTTCTTAATTAACAGACTTTTCTGCAGTGCGAGGCTCGTTGCAAGACTCCAGGGACACAAAGTGTAAATTTTAATGCTTTGTTGCCAAAGGAGGCGATCTCGGACATTATCAGCGCTTTATCTGAAGCGAGGGGGTATGAAGACGAATACGTGAAGCGGTGCATTAATGCCCTACATTAAGTTACAGGTATGAATTTTACATAAAACGGATGAATATGATATGTCAGGATGGAATTTTAAATACTCCGTGCCCATGCATTTTTAATACCGGCGTGCTCTAATTCAATGCTGGAGGcgagtgcaattttttttttttcctagagccCACTCTTACCTCCAGACGGGTAAAAGAAACCTTTATATTTCCCCCTTTTGCTTGAGGTGTCCCTGCaaccaaaaccaagaataaataaGTAACTATATTAGTCTTAGCCATTTTGCTAAGCTCCACTGTGGCTTTGCAAACCCCACTGCACCCgtcttttgaaagaaaaagaaagagaaaggctaCCCATCCCATCTCATTCCATCCCTTCGTGCTGGTCTCTGCAATTTATGcacaggagaagaaaaagaacccGAAGCGAGGAAATGCAAATCCCTCCTGGGGGTGCAAAACACTGGAATTCCAGGGGTGTGTAGAAGTGATGGATGCAGCGGGGCAGGGTCCCAGAGCGGAATGCCGCGCTCCAGAGCAGTGGCTGAGCATCCTCCTCCCAGCCAGGAACCCCGCGCCCCGAATTCCAACCGCACATTCCCCCAGATCTCCGCCAGGAACTTCTCCCAGGCTTTTCTCTCTCCCTGGGGCTCACACCAGTATCTTAGCCTAGCCCGCCTCccatccatctctctctttcgCACAGCGCCCCGCCCCGCAGCCTTGACGGCATGGCCTGCCCTTCTGATTGGCCCGCGCTAGGAGGCACCGCCGCGCtgattggctggctggctgacaGCTCCTCTTAGCCCCGCTCCTCCCAGCACCGCCCCCGCCAGCACCGCCTGGACCACACCCCGCCCGCGCGCTCAGCCCCGCCTACGGTCAGCTCCCTGGCCGGCGCGTTGGCCACGCCCTTAGAGCGTTGGCTCCGCCCCCGAGGCGCCCGCGCCAGTCCGGGCAGCCCCGCGGCTGCGCTCTGCTCTCCGGGCCGGCGCGTTGGCTCCGCCCCCAGGCTGCTCTCGCCTACCCGGGCGGCGCGTTGGCCACGCCCACCCGCGCGTTGGCTCCGCCCCCGAGGCGCGCGGCAGTATAAATAGCGCTGCGCGGCGGCTCGTCAGGGCAGCGGCTGGGAGGCGCAGTTGACAGCTCGGTCAGGCGCCGGGCTTGGCCAAGAGCCGCGCGCGTTTTTGGGGGGCGCGCGCTGGCGGCGATCGCGATCGCGATCGGGTGTCCCTGACCGTCGGAGCTCCGAGAGGAGAGCCTAGAAGACCTAACgggttgctttttaaaaaaaaattttagggtccCGCCTTGTGTGTCGCAGCCCCTCGTTTTGTGCCCGAGTGCTCCCCGGAGGGAGCCAAGCCAGCCAGCAAAGCGGAGGCTCGGGACGTGCTGCTGCAGCCTCTCCGATCGGGTTTTCGGGTGCACGGGCGCCCAGGGCGCGCGCGATGAAGGCGGTGAGCCCGGTGCGCCCCTCGGGCCGCAAGGCGCCGTCGGGCTGCTGTGGCGCCGGCAGCGGCGGAGGGGATCTGGCGCTGCGCTGCCTGGCCGAGCACGGCGTGCACAGCCTGGGGTCCGGCTCGGCCGtggcggcagcggcagcggcggcggcggcggcggcggcggcagcgcgGTGCAAGGCGGCCGAGGCGGGCTCGGAGGAGCCGGCGCTGTGCCTGCAGTGCGATATGAACGACTGCTACAGCCGCCTGCGCCGGCTGGTGCCCACCATCCCGCCGCACAAGAAAGTCAGCAAAGTGGAGATCCTGCAGCACGTCATCGACTACATCCTGGACCTGCAGCTGGCCCTGGAGACGCACCCCGCGCTGCTCCGGCAGCCCCAGGCGCCGCCGACCCCCGACACCCCGCACCCCGCCGCCGCGCCCCCGCGGACCCCGCTCACCGCGCTCAACCCCGACCCGGTGAGCTGGCAGCTAGTTGCTCTTGCAAGCCTTGGTTGGGGTGGGCGATCGGGGACCGAAACAACCCCCTCCGGGACCTTTTTTCGGGGGTCGGGAAAGAATGACAACCGCGCACCCCGCGCGGGGTACCCCCTCTTTGCTCCACGCGCGCGCGGGTTTGGGGGGGAAAGCCTGGGTGGACACTCCTTTGGGGTCGCACCGAGGCTGTTGCTGCTGCGATCGCTGTTGCAGCTGCTGCATCCGACGCTGTCAAGTGCCCAGGCGGGCCGGGAGAGGGTCCCCCCTCTGTGTGtgcttttggtgttttggggggcGTTGGGCGCGCCCCCATGGGATTTCGGGGCGCGCGGGGTGCGGACCTGGCTCACCCcgctctccctgtctctctttctctctctctttctctcccccacctcgCTGTTGCGTTGCAGGCCAGCGCGGTGAACCAGCAAGGCGACAGCATTTTGTGCCGCTGAGTCCTCCTCCTCCGCTGCTGCGCTGTCCAGGTGAGcgcactttgtgtgtgtgtgggggggacccTGATCTACCCACCCCCCGGGGTACCCTAGCTTGGAGGATTATTAGGGGAATTGCAATGCCAAACCCCACGCTGCAAACTCCCAGAGAAGAGGTCACCCGCTCTCCCCTTCTTTGCTGCCACCCAAGCTTTCCTAATTCGGGgtgccctccttttttttttttttttttggagagtgaTCGCCTCCAGGCCAAGCTTTCCCAGGGACTCCTGTTATTTGGAGGGTGGGCTctccaacaccaccatcaccactatGGATGTGCAAAGTGCAGAGTGGCCCAAAGCAATGCAATGCAACAACCCCCCTGGAATGGGataggatgggatgggatgggatgggatgggatggaatGCTCAGGGGTGGGAGAAAAGGCTGTGCCCAAGAAAATTTGGGGGctgtccctttttctttcctggatTCCAAAGGTCCCCGCAGGCTGCCTCCCCGGCGCCCTACCGGGCCCCAGGCTCCGGGGGCAGCAGGGGTGTTGGCTGACCCGGTGGTTTGTTTTGGGTTGTTGATCAAGCATGTCTTGAGTTTGGTGGCTGGCGCCAGTTGGTCTGCAGAGGGAAGGGTTCACACACCCCTTCTATTCATTCCTCCTCCACAGGTGTGCAGGCTGCCTGAGTCCCAGCCAGGAGCActagagagggagggggaagattTGCAGAAGTTTTGCGAGCAAAAGCCACCACCGGAGGGaaagaaaacactcagcaaagagagagagagaaagaaccttGGCACCCCTGGTGTCATTCCAAGAGAGAgggcgaggaaaagaaaaaaaaaatacaaacgctcattctttattttttatttttatttgtcccctttttcttattttatttttttctttccttttgcacGTTTTCAGACACCTTCTCCATCACTTAACTCTTTGGTCCCTTCACCTTTAGAACCGCTGTGAATTAATGGTACAATGTCTTGGGGCTTGCTTGAGAGGTCAGCTCCAAAAAAGACAGGATTGATGCTCCAGAGACGATCAAGAGGAAATTCCGACTTGAGAAACCTCTGCTCCCAGTGACCAAGGAGctcatttctatttgtttgtttggaagctTTACTAATAATACCAGAGCAatgcagatcttttttttttcctccccacaTCTATTGTTTAAAATAGATGATTATAACGGAGCAGGGAACTTTTTTCCTTGCAAGAATGTTACATATTGTATAGTATAACTGAGTGACATTTCATACCATGTATATATAGAGAAAGAGATGTTCTATACGTGTGAGAAAGTATACGCTTTAATAGACTACTGTAATTATAagatattttgaattaaatattttttgtaaatattatgcgtgtgttattattttttttttaaatctatgggAGTATTTCTGTTGAAGAGTTCCTTGTCAGCTCTGTTGCTGAGTTCTTGATAGTTTGAATGTCTTTTCTGTTTGGCTtggcttttggtttgtttttattttgcccaCTGTCTGTATAGTGACAGATTTAACTAGAGGTCCTGCATGCCTGCA from Suncus etruscus isolate mSunEtr1 chromosome 18, mSunEtr1.pri.cur, whole genome shotgun sequence encodes the following:
- the ID4 gene encoding DNA-binding protein inhibitor ID-4; its protein translation is MKAVSPVRPSGRKAPSGCCGAGSGGGDLALRCLAEHGVHSLGSGSAVAAAAAAAAAAAAAARCKAAEAGSEEPALCLQCDMNDCYSRLRRLVPTIPPHKKVSKVEILQHVIDYILDLQLALETHPALLRQPQAPPTPDTPHPAAAPPRTPLTALNPDPASAVNQQGDSILCR